CAGTTCAACACCCATCAATGGGCTGACCGGAGTGGTATTGTGCATCTTTTCGAGTGGAAATGGGACGACATTGCTGCTGAATGCGAGAACTTTCTAGCGCCGCGCGGATACGCCGGTGTGCAAGTGTCGCCACCGACGGAGAACGCTGTCATTGGGGGAAGCTTTCAAAGGCCATGGTGGGAACGGTATCAACCGATGTCCTACCGCCTGGAGACACGTTCTGGAACGGAAGCTCAGTTTGCTAGTATGGTCCGTCGCTGTAACGATGTCGGTGTACGCATCTATGTGGATTTGGTTATTAACCACATGGCTGATCTGGTCGGAGAAGGTGGTACTGCTGGCAGTACAGCTAACCGGCCAAATTTCGCGTTCCCCGGCGTACCATTCAGTGTGACGGACTTCAACCCGCCCTGTCTAATTACCAACTATAACGATCCCATCATGGTTCGTAACTGTCAATTGGTCAGTTTGCCCGATTTGAACCAGGGTGTCCCATGGGTACGCGATAAGATTGTGGAACTAATGAATCATCTGATCGGTCTTGGCGTTGCCGGCTTCCGTGTAGACGCCGTCAAGCACATGTGGCCCGGAGATCTACAGGCCATCTACAGTCGTATGAACAATCTGCCCACGTCGCACGGCTTCCCACCGAACGCTCGTCCCTTCATCACGCAGGAGGTGATCGATCTGGGCGGTGAGGCAGTTACGCGTGAAGAGTACACGCACCTGGGAACGATCACCGAGTTTCGCCATTCGGCTGAGATTGGACGTGTTTTCCGTGGAAGCAATCCTTTTCGGCACCTGACGAACTGGGGCACCGGTTGGGGATTTCTGCCATCGCATCTCGCACTCGTCTTCATTGACAACCACGACAATCAGCGCGGCCATGGCGGTGGTGGTTCGAACGTGCTTACCTACAAGGTTCCGAGAAATTACAAAATGGCCACGGCCTTCATGTTGGCACATCCATTCGGAATTGTACGCGTTATGAGTTCGTTCTCGTTCAGCGATTCAGAGCAAGGCCCCCCACAAGATGCCAACGGTAACTTGCTATCTCCGACGTTCAATCCGGACAACTCGTGCGGTTCGGGATGGGTATGCGAACACCGATGGCGTCAGATTTACAATATGATAGGTTTTCGCAATGCTGTCGCTGGCACGCAGATTAACGACTGGTGGGACAATGGTAACTACCAGATGGCGTTCTGCCGAGGCTCCCGTGGCTTCATCGCCTTCAATCTGGAACCGTTTGACTTAAATCAGAACCTGCAGACATGTCTGCCGGCAGGAACGTACTGCGATGTGATTTCTGGTGATCTTTTAAATGGAGCATGTACCGGCAACTCGATCACAGTCGGTGGTGATGGACGCGCCCAGATTGTCCTACCATCCAATGCGTACGACGGTGTTTTGGCCATTCATATCAACTCGCGCATTTAAAGATCATCTAATAGCTTCGGATCGAACGgagaaatgtgttttattatgaaaacaatacaattacTTACATACTGCAAAACGTTCTTACGTATATTACTGTCGATGCCAATGAACGGGATGGAAAaagttacatttatttattataaatctTATCAATatatataaatttatattGGCGCAATATAATAATACAGAAAAATCTTCCAACAAATCAAACATCTGTAGGAATAAAATTCACTTCATTGAAAAAGGTTTTGCTTGCTACCCTTTTGATCCATGATTACTTAAACGCTGTGTCCATGTATATTGTCACTTTCTCAAATCAAAAAATTAGTGTCGTGATCGTGACACCTTCTTTATCGCCCTAAATCGTTGTGTGAAGGGTTTATGTTGAGTTGTTTTTACACCTATTCTAAAGTGGTTGAAATTGTCAAGTCCTGTTAGATCTACGCTTTAATAACAAAGACACCATCCAAAATAAGACCCCTTCAAGTTGGACGAAAATCAAGCCATCAATCCCCCGCAGGTATACGCGATGATGGCTAGTAACACTTTCTTACAAATGGCATAGGGCATTGCCGGAAACAAACCCATCTTTACGAGAACCCATGCCTGCGTGAGGATAGTGCATCGTGCGTTTCGATGCGTTTGTTGTGCTCCTTTCCGCGCGAAGTTTGCCGACATCTGGTCAGTTGGGCAGGAAAGGAAAGTCACGCACACCGTTTGTTGCAGCTCAATTTCGGACAGCTTATCATCAGCACGCTACCGATAGGTTGTAATCTACGAGAACAGTGATTGTGTGCGCCCGCGTGTCGGTGGATGAGTGACAGTAAAGATATGAGTTTATCGGATCACAATTCGGCTCTAAATTCCATATCAATCCTCTTCTACGAGTTGATTACACGGTGCAGATCGCATGAAGTCGAAGGAATTCCATAAGCTAAGTTAAACCGCAACACGCGAACTGGGCAACACTTTCACCCGCAGCCGCGCTCTAACACGGTGTTGATTTAATCTGCTTCCATCCCCCGATGACCCAATCATCCCGGAGTTCAAGCATCGGGG
This region of Anopheles marshallii chromosome 2, idAnoMarsDA_429_01, whole genome shotgun sequence genomic DNA includes:
- the LOC128719563 gene encoding alpha-amylase 1-like, giving the protein MRVAVVLLALCATLATAQFNTHQWADRSGIVHLFEWKWDDIAAECENFLAPRGYAGVQVSPPTENAVIGGSFQRPWWERYQPMSYRLETRSGTEAQFASMVRRCNDVGVRIYVDLVINHMADLVGEGGTAGSTANRPNFAFPGVPFSVTDFNPPCLITNYNDPIMVRNCQLVSLPDLNQGVPWVRDKIVELMNHLIGLGVAGFRVDAVKHMWPGDLQAIYSRMNNLPTSHGFPPNARPFITQEVIDLGGEAVTREEYTHLGTITEFRHSAEIGRVFRGSNPFRHLTNWGTGWGFLPSHLALVFIDNHDNQRGHGGGGSNVLTYKVPRNYKMATAFMLAHPFGIVRVMSSFSFSDSEQGPPQDANGNLLSPTFNPDNSCGSGWVCEHRWRQIYNMIGFRNAVAGTQINDWWDNGNYQMAFCRGSRGFIAFNLEPFDLNQNLQTCLPAGTYCDVISGDLLNGACTGNSITVGGDGRAQIVLPSNAYDGVLAIHINSRI